ATCCCCAGTGGTGGCAACCAATAAAGTTGGCTTTGTCGATGAGGTAAGTTGACCGAATAGGCTGCGGGCCAAAGCGTAGATGAGAAACCGTCATTGAGCCAGATTTCTTGGAATCATAGACAAAGTAGCCTTGGGCGTAGTTGTCGGTTTCTTCCCCAATAATCTTAATTGAGTTTTTGTTTGCCCCCACTGTACCATCGGAACCTAAGCCGTAAAACATTGCCCGCACAACATTATCTGCTTCCGTGGAGAAGTTCGAGTCAAAGCTTAGAGATGTATGGCTAACATCGTCATTAATCCCAATAGTAAAGTGATTTTTCGGCGTAGGTAAAGCCAGGTTATCAAAAACGCCCTTCACCATCGCCGGGGTAAATTCTTTTGAAGATAAACCATAGCGACCACCAACAATTGATTTTAGATTTTGGATTTTGGATTTTGGATTGCTTTCATGAATTGCAGCTACCACATCTAAATAAAGTGGTTCGCCGGCGCTACCGGGTTCTTTGGTGCGGTCGAGGACTGCGATCGCTTTTACAGTATTAGGTAATGCTGCGATAAATCTTTCGACATCAAAGGGGCGGAATAGCCTAACTTTGACGACACCGACTTTTTCCCCTTGGTTGTTGAGGTAATTTACGGTTTCATGAACGGTTTCGCAACCTGAACCCATAATTACAATTACCCGTTCGGCATCCGGTGCGCCGTGGTATTCATAGATTTGATAATACCTGCCAGTGCGATCGCCAAATTCATTCATGAGGCGTTGGACAATTGCGGGGGTGGCGCTGTAATAAGGGTTAGCACCTTCACGGGCTTGGAAGTAGATATCGGGGTTTTGGGCTGTACCCCGCAATACTGGGCGGTCGGGGGTAAGGGCGCGGTTGCGGTGAGCTAATATGAGGTTGTCGTCGATGAGCGATCGCAAATCATCATCAGCAAGTAATTTTACTTTCTGCACTTCATGGGAGGTGCGGAAACCATCAAAGAAGTGCATAAACGGGACTCGCGCCTCTAAAGTTGCAGCATAGGCGATGAGGGCAAAATCAAGATTTTCCTGCACCGAAGCCGAACATAGCAGCGCAAAGCCTGTTGCACGGGCTGCCATCACATCACTATGATCGCCGAAAATAGACAAAGCGTGGGTAGCTAAAGAACGTGCAGCAACGTGAATTGTCGCACTGGTTAATTCCCCAGCGATTTTGTAGAGATTGGGAATCATTAACAATAATCCCTGAGATGCGGTGAAAGTGGTACTCAGGGAACCTGTTTGCAACGCCCCATGTACCGCACCAGCCGCGCCGCCTTCACTTTGCATTTGCACTACGCTGGGAACTGTACCCCAGAGGTTAGGGCGATTTTCAGCCGCCCAAGCATCCGCCCATTCACCCATTGTTGAGGAGGGGGTGATGGGATAAATGGCAATTACTTCATTTAATTTGTAAGCAATCCGGGAAACAGCCTCATTCCCGTCAATAGTAGCAAAGGTTTTGTTCATCATTTACTCCTGCCTTGTTAGCCAGATGCGAAAATATCCACATTGCTCAGTAGAAGGGCATAAATAAACGTCAAGAGTCCAAATTTGGACTCTTTTTTCCAGCCATTGACAACTAGGTTTTATTTATAACTGCCTGCTACTCAAAATTAAGGGAATGCATGGTTAGATGAATTAGAGTTAGCCAATTCCAGTCCATAGTTTTTCTAAATATTCTTTTTTAAAGAACTGTCTTCTGCACAAATTCAAATTACACATTATTGGCAGATTTTAGTTCTATATTTATCTCTAATTCCCGTATCATTATCTCACAGTCTATTCTATATAAATTTATATATATTACTCTTGTACTCAAGCGAACTTAAACCCTTGGTCTATGCATTTTAGGGAAATTATTGATGATTTGGGGGTAGAGGTTCGAGAATTAATTATATAGGATTTACCGTCATCTTACTCGTGTTGTAATTTTTTAGCTATCCTAACTCATTAGGAGTAAAATCCTAACTAAAAATTTATTGATAAGACTGCGGAATCACTTACTTACAGCTTGTAGTTATAAGTTTAAAGTAACAGCTTGAAGAATTATCACCTATTCCCTATTGTTGAGTTTACTATAGCAATCCGATTTAATTATTGAGTATATGTAGGGTGGGCATTGCCCACCCTAATATTTATCAGTAATCTTAGAAAATCGCGAACAAAATTGAACTTTCAATAGTCAAGCTAATTTAGTTGATAAATAAAATCATCTATACAATAATTGTAGTGACTAATAATGCTTACATTAAATAACCGCCCTGTCATCTGTACTTTATTCTTAGGAATTCTACTTAGCCTTACTAGCTGTGCTAGCAAGAATTTCACAGCAGCTAAAGCTGAAATTACTGCTCAAAAATCTTCTATTGTCCAGCGCAAAGTAATCGATTTAACTCCCAAAATTAAGCTTGCTGAAGAACCGCAGTGGTCGCCAGATGGCAAGCAAATTGCTTTTATGAGCTTGGACAATCCTGGTAATGAAGAAATTTATGTGATGAATGCTGATGGTTCAAATTTAAAGAATCTTACCAAAAATAAAATCAAGGATCGCTCTCCTGTTTGGTCGCCAGATAGTAAGAAAATTGCTTTTCTTTCGGGACGTGATGGCAATCCTGAAGTTTATGTGATGAATGCTGATGGTTCTAGACAAACCAATTTAACTAAAAATCCTGCTGGTGATTATCCTTATGTTTGGTCGCCAGATGGCAAAAAAATTGCCTTTGGTTCTCGTCGGGAAAATAATGATTATGAAATATACGCGATCGATTCTGATGGCTCTAATATTAAGAGAATCACCAAAAATCCTGGTTATGATTCTGTGCTTTCTTGGTCGCCAGATGGTAAAAAAATTGCCTTTCTTTCTGGACGTGATGGGAACGAAGAAATCTATGTGATGAATGCTGATGCTTCTAACCAAACTCGATTAACTAAAGATCCAAATAATAATGCAGGCGCAGTTTGGTCTCCAGATAGTAAGAAGATTGCTTATCATTCTAGTCCTGAACCTTTCAATAACAATGGTTACATTTATGTAATTAATGCTGATGGTTCTGGTAACACTCAGCTGACAAATAAAGGGATCTCTCAAAACCCAGCTTGGTCTCCCGATGGTAAACGAATTGTCTTTGAATCTAATCGGGATGAGAATTCAGATATTTATGTAATGAACGCTGATGGTTCTAGTGAAATTAGATTAACTACCAATAAAAGTAGAGATTCACGTCCAGTTTGGTCGCCTGATGGTAAACAAATAGCTTATGAGTGCTTTCAAAATGGACAATCGCATATTTGTCGGCTGAAAATCTAAGTTTTTTACGCAAAAAGTTTAGATTCCCGACTTTTTAGAAAAGTCGGGAATCTTACAGTCAATCAAAGTAATAAAGCAATAGCCACTTCTGCTAGATTTCATCTGAGGGACGCAGTAACCTGTAGTCTTTAGTCAATTTTGTCAGGCGCTCAATTTTTTTATTCGCATCCCTAGACAGTGGAATATACAATCCTGTAGAGATTAATCCTGTGACAGCTGTCACATTTGCTTGAGTTGCATTGTCAAAAAGCATCAGGAACGCTGCTAATAAACTCATCACAATCGAAGCTGCGATCGCAACACAAGATAAAATGTAGCTCAAACGAGCTTGGTAGCAATGTTCGTGATAGGTTTTCCATTCCATCTCGTCGTAGGAATTGGGTTTGGCAGCGTTGGCACGAGAATTATTTTTGCGGGAGCCGGTTTTTGGGTTAATGTTTGTCATAAACTGAAAGTAAGAGTGTAATACGACTTGCCAAGAGTTGTGTAACTGCGATCGCTACCTGTTTGGAAGGTGAGAGAACCAAGCGGGTAGCGTTAAAAATATTGATTCCTGCTTTCTGTAGGCTTTAGAAATAATGCTTCCCTCCCTAGCAGTGAGATTTTCTTTAGGAGGAAAGCATATTTATTTCCCAACCAGAAATGGCAGTGTAATCTAGATATCTGTTAGTTTATTTTTGAACTACAGACTCTACGATCATTGCTGCGGCGAACAAGCCTAGTAAGATGAGTGCTAATCGCCCTAACCATTGTCCAATCAAAGGTAGCAGCATCATAATCAGATGGGATGCTCCAAAACTAGTGGACATTACCAAAGCGATCGCCAAGCCTGATATAAACAGTAAAAGGTACTTCAAAATTCTTGAAGCTAACCGAAATAAGAAATTATTATTCTCTTGAGTTTTCATAGCTTTTACTCCAATCAATTACTGCTTTTACCGAGAACATAGCCCTAAAAAATCAGACAGAAAAAGTTAATTAACTAACTTTTCCTGCCTTGTAAAAAATCACAATTTATCAGGGCTAGGGATAAAAAATTGCTGAGTTTTTTTCTCGATCTTTCCCTTGGCTAATCATCACAACTATGCCTCATTCTTTTAGGAAAGACAGATAATTATTCAATTGTGAAGTGATTATTCAATTGTGTGAATATTTCATATTCAGTTGTGCCGTGACTCGATTCTTCCTCCTCTCTCCACCAATTTTGTAAATCCTCTTTACTGATGACAAATCGATAATGGGTAGAACCCATAATGGTCACTGCTATTAGATCGCGTTTGATTCGTTCGCTTTTGATTTCTATGTGACCGTAGCCAGTGTCATGCCAACAACTAAGAAGAATTACCAGCAGCCGAGTCACTATTTTGTCAACTTCGTTCGCTTGGCTAGTTTCTCCGGGCATAGTATGGAACCTTATGGTAAGCCAGTGCTAGACCCTCAATCAGAAATTAAAAATGTGTCAAGCGTTCAATTAAAGAAGGCTGTCACTTTTGTGAGTGAGAATCTGCCGGGGTATTTGCTTTACTTAACTTTGCGGAAAAAATTTAATTATCTTTTCCCTACAACTAAGTGTCGTATTGTGTGACAATCATCTCATGGGTATTTCTCAGATGTCAAGTAGGAATACCATAGAAATTTTACTTGTACTCTGCCAATTTCCCGGCAATTAATTTAGTATCAAAAAAAGAAAAATCAAAATCTCCGTATAAGTGACAGGTGTCACAAACCTATTTTAAGCTGTAAGCTATTGTCAGTCACGAAATCCTACGTTGGGTGTCAAGCCACCAAACCAGATGAATCAACAACAGTTGAACGAAACCTTTGATAAACTAACGCCACGACGCCAAGAGGTATTGCGTCTAGTCTTGGCTGGGGAGTTAGACGATGATGCGATCGCCCAAGTTCTAGACATTAAGCCAGCAACAGTCAGAAAATACTTAGAAAGGCTCTACCGTGCGTTTGAAGTCAGTAAAAAATCTGAGTTAGTAACTTTGTTTGCTAAACACAAACCAGAATTTATCAGTGAAACTAACAATACAGAACCAGTAACCCAGATAACAAACACCGAGAGCAAACAGGATTTAGGAGAAGCACCCGATACTGTCACATTTTACGGACGCACCCAGGAATTAGAAACTCTCAGACAATGGATAATCAACGAGCATTGTCGGATGATTGCGTTGCTGGGAATGGGTGGACTGGGAAAAACCGCTTTATCTGTAAAATTAGCCCAGACATTAAAGTCAGAGTTTGATTACATTATCTGGCGCAGTCTGCGAGAGACGCCTAAGCTGAGTACGCTACTCGATAGCATAATTAAATTCTTATCCAATCAAGAAGAAATCAATACGACAGGCGATGTGAATGTCAAAATCACCCGTCTGCTGGAACATTTGCGGGCTGACCGTTGTTTATTAATATTAGATAATTTTGAATCAATTCTGGTCGATGGAACTCATCAAGAACATTACCATGATGAATACCAAGAATATAGTAACTTAATTCAACGGATTGGCGAGTTACATCATCAAAGTTGTTTAGTGTTAACCAGTCGCATCAAACCTCAAGAAATAGCCGTTCAAGAAGGCGAGAATTTACCAATTCGTTCTTTGTCGCTGCAAGGCTTAAATAATTTAGAAGCTATGAAAGTCTTGGAAGATAAAAGACTTTTTGGTACATATGCAGAAATGCAAAAATTAATCGGATTATATAGTGGTAATCCCTTAGCTTTAAAAATAGTTTCTACTTTTATTCAAGATTTATTTAGCGGTAACGTTTCGGAATTTTTATCCCAAGAAATTGCTCTGACACCTTTCGTTGGCATAGAAACTTTATTAGATAAGCAATTCGATCGTTTGGCAGAATTAGAAAAACAAATTATGTACTGGTTAGCAATTAATCGCGAACCAGTCTCAGTCAATGAATTATTTGAAGATATTGCCGAGAAACCGATATATTTGGATGTCATTAATGCTTTAGAAAACCTGAAACGCTGTTCGCTTATCGAAGCTATTGACGGCAGATTCACTCTGCAAAATGTCGTGATGGAATACATGACTGGTATTCTAGTACGACAGGTGACTGAAGAATTAAACTCGGCAAAATTTCACATTTTTAATCAATACGCTTTAATTAAAGCCACTGCTAAAGATTACGTCAGGAGTTGCCAAACACAATTAATCTTAAAACCCATTGCCAAAAATATTAGCGATATAGAGAAACAATTAGTTAAATTCCTAGAAAAAGACAATAAGACAATTAGGAGTTTAACTAAAGGTTATGCAGTAGGCAATATCTTAAATTTATTACGTTATTACAACTACAATTTATCTGGACTCGATTTGTCATATTTAACGGTATGGCAAGCATATCTACGAGGTGCAGATTTACGCAATGTGAAATTTATTGGTGCAGATTTAAACAAATCTCGATTTACAGAAGCTTTTGGGATTGTGTTGGCGGTAGCATATAACCCTAAAAAATCGATAATTGCTTTGGGCGATACTAAAAGTAAAATTCGGCTTCGAGATGCCAATGGTCATCAACTGCTAACTTTAGAAGGGCATACAAATTGGATTAGATCGGTAGCTTTTAGCCCTGATGGGGAAATTTTAGTTAGCGGTAGCGATGACAAAACCCTGATGTTATGGAACACCAAAACTGGTCAATGTTTAAAAATATTAGAGGGACATACAGAAAGAGTTTGGTCAGTTGCATTTAGCCCTGATGGTAAAACTGTAGCTAGTAGTAGCGAAGATAAAACAGTTAGATTATGGAATGCTCATACTGGTGAATGTTGGAATATTCTCCAAAAACATACTCATTGGGTGCGGGGAGTTGCTTTTAGTCCTGATGGCAAAATTTTAGCTAGTGGTAGTAGTGACAGGACAGTAATTTTATGGGATGCGCATACGGGAAAATATCTAAAAACTCTAGAAGGACAACATACAGGACGAGTACGTACAGTTGCCTTTAGTGCTGATGGTAAGATTTTAGCTAGTGGTAGCGATGACCATACAATTAGACTGTGGGATATTCGTAGCGGTAACTATCTCACAACATTGCAAGGACATACCCAAAGAGTGCGATCGCTAGCTTTTAGCCCCGAACCCAATTCTCGCATTTTGGCTAGTGCCAGTGAAGACCATAAAGTAATTTTGTGGGATATTTACAACAACAGACGCCACCGGACTTTATCAGAACACACAGAAAAAGTTTGGTCTGTAACTTTTACCGATCCTGAAGGTAAAACTTTAATTAGTAGTAGCGATGACAAAACTGTGAAAATTTGGGATGCTCACACAGGTGAATGTCTTAAAACTCTTCAAGGTTACACAGATTGGGCTTGGTCTTTAGTTTT
The genomic region above belongs to Calothrix sp. NIES-2098 and contains:
- a CDS encoding putative WD40-like Beta Propeller; protein product: MLTLNNRPVICTLFLGILLSLTSCASKNFTAAKAEITAQKSSIVQRKVIDLTPKIKLAEEPQWSPDGKQIAFMSLDNPGNEEIYVMNADGSNLKNLTKNKIKDRSPVWSPDSKKIAFLSGRDGNPEVYVMNADGSRQTNLTKNPAGDYPYVWSPDGKKIAFGSRRENNDYEIYAIDSDGSNIKRITKNPGYDSVLSWSPDGKKIAFLSGRDGNEEIYVMNADASNQTRLTKDPNNNAGAVWSPDSKKIAYHSSPEPFNNNGYIYVINADGSGNTQLTNKGISQNPAWSPDGKRIVFESNRDENSDIYVMNADGSSEIRLTTNKSRDSRPVWSPDGKQIAYECFQNGQSHICRLKI
- a CDS encoding WD-40 repeat-containing protein yields the protein MNQQQLNETFDKLTPRRQEVLRLVLAGELDDDAIAQVLDIKPATVRKYLERLYRAFEVSKKSELVTLFAKHKPEFISETNNTEPVTQITNTESKQDLGEAPDTVTFYGRTQELETLRQWIINEHCRMIALLGMGGLGKTALSVKLAQTLKSEFDYIIWRSLRETPKLSTLLDSIIKFLSNQEEINTTGDVNVKITRLLEHLRADRCLLILDNFESILVDGTHQEHYHDEYQEYSNLIQRIGELHHQSCLVLTSRIKPQEIAVQEGENLPIRSLSLQGLNNLEAMKVLEDKRLFGTYAEMQKLIGLYSGNPLALKIVSTFIQDLFSGNVSEFLSQEIALTPFVGIETLLDKQFDRLAELEKQIMYWLAINREPVSVNELFEDIAEKPIYLDVINALENLKRCSLIEAIDGRFTLQNVVMEYMTGILVRQVTEELNSAKFHIFNQYALIKATAKDYVRSCQTQLILKPIAKNISDIEKQLVKFLEKDNKTIRSLTKGYAVGNILNLLRYYNYNLSGLDLSYLTVWQAYLRGADLRNVKFIGADLNKSRFTEAFGIVLAVAYNPKKSIIALGDTKSKIRLRDANGHQLLTLEGHTNWIRSVAFSPDGEILVSGSDDKTLMLWNTKTGQCLKILEGHTERVWSVAFSPDGKTVASSSEDKTVRLWNAHTGECWNILQKHTHWVRGVAFSPDGKILASGSSDRTVILWDAHTGKYLKTLEGQHTGRVRTVAFSADGKILASGSDDHTIRLWDIRSGNYLTTLQGHTQRVRSLAFSPEPNSRILASASEDHKVILWDIYNNRRHRTLSEHTEKVWSVTFTDPEGKTLISSSDDKTVKIWDAHTGECLKTLQGYTDWAWSLVFHPSSHILISGNDDKTIKLWNLDTGEPKSLAGHTNRIRAVALSPDSSIIASGSDDQTIRLWDAQTGQHRKTLVDHCDRILTVAFSPDGRYLASGGDDKILRIWNIHTGEYRQTQENHKNWLWSVTFSPDSSILASGSEDCTIKLWDVDTGKCLNTLSGHNGWVRSVRFSPDGNTLVSGSEDHTVKLWDITTGKCIHTLEGQTGWVRTVAFSPQGRFVASAGGNPIVEIWDIKTAKLYQTLTGHQERIWSVIFSADGQTLASSSEDGTIMLWHAETGELKKELKSPRLYEGMDITDVVNLTEAQIKTLKTLGAKKNNE